The window GAGCATGACCTGGCTGCTCAGCGAACCGAAGACCAGGTAGCGGTCGAGTCGGGTGGCCAGCTCGGCGATCACCGGCGGCCAGCGGTCGGGGTGCGGCGCCCAGGCGGCGGACATCGCCGCGTACGTCTGGGCGCAGCCCTTGGGGTCGCCCGTGCTCCCGCTCGTGTAGATGATCCGCGCGACGTCCGTGGGCCGGCCGGCCGCGGTGATCGCGGCCGGCGGGAACGTCAGCAGATCGGCCACCGTCGTGTCGTCGATCAGGGTGGCGTCGTCGCGTTCCAGCAGATGATCCACCCGGCCCGGGGCGAGCCCGGACGGGATGCCGGAGACCCGTGCGCCGACCGCGAAGGCCGCGATCGTCGCCGCGAAGGCCTCGGCGTTGATCCCGAGCCGCAGCGCGACCCCGCGGCCCGGTCCGAAACCGTGGTGCCGCAGGCCCGCTGCGATCCGCCGAACCAGCGTGTCCATCTGCGACGCGGTCACCACCCGGTCGCCGTCCTCGAAGACCGGGCGGTCGCCGCCGGTGGCGAGCAGTTCCAGGATCGGCGCGGGCCACATGTCAGAGCAGGCCCTTGATGAACCGGGCCAGCGGCTCCTGATGCACGGACGGGATGTCCCAGTGGTTCTCCAGGTTCTCGGCCAGATGGTGCACGGCCACCACCTCGCCGTCACGGCGGGCCCGGACCACCGGATGCAGGTAGCCGGCCAGGTGGGCGGTGGCGGCGTCGTTCTCGGCGATCCGCGGGACGGCGATGTCGAACGGGTCGACCTGGTCGTGGTCGGGCCCGTATTCGAGAGTGACCACGAACGCGAGCGGCTCCGGTTGGAGATGGGCGACCGGGATCTCCTGGTAGTAGTGGGCCCGACCGTCGGCCACGGTCACCACGTCGGCCAGTACGGCGAACTGCTGCCACAACGCGGACGTGACGTTGATGCGGCTGATGATCGCGTCGGTGATCGCCTCCGGGGTGGCGTCGACGGGCGTGGACGGCCACGGGATGTCGTGGTGACGGCTGCGCAGAATCCGGTGGAGGGCGCGTACGCCGTACCGGAAACCGTGAATGAAGCCGTTTGTGGACTTCTTGAAATCGCGCTGCTGGGAGAGCGTGCCGGCGAAGTAGAGGCCGGGTACGTTGACCGATTCGAATGCCGGGGTCTGCGCCGGGAACCGGTCGTTGATGACGAGCCGGGGCCGGGCCGAATCGTCGAAGATGGACGCGTCGAACCGGAAACCGGTGGCCAGGATGATCCGGTCGTAGTCGATCTCGCGCAGGCGTTCGACGGTCCGGGCATAACGGAAGAGGATCCGGAAACCGCCGTCGTCGCGCCTGGTGATCCGTTCGACGGTGCCGTCCAACACCGCGTTCTGCGACTTCAGCTGGTACGTGTCGAGGAAGTTGTTGTTGACCGCCCGCAGATGCCCGACGTAATGGGTCTGCCAGGCCAGCCGAATCGAGTGCGGCCCGGCCACGTGAATCGTCGACGCCGTCTCGACCAGGGCGTCGGCGGTCTCGAAGGCCGAGTTCCCCTTGCCGATGATGAGCACCCGCTGGTTCTCGAAATCGGCCGGATTCACGCTGACCGTGTCGTAACGTTCGCACAGTTCGGCGCCCTCGATCGGCGGCACGTAGAGCTGCGACACCCCGGTGGCGACGACGATGCGGCGGGCCTGCCACGAGCGGTCGCCGGCCACGACGGTGAACACCTCGTCCGCGTGGGAGATGCGGTCGACGTGCGTACCGAAGACGATGTTGAGACCGTGCGCGAAATCGGCCAGATAGCGCACCAGATCGTCGGCATCCGGGAAATATCTGCGGCTGTAGTTCTTGAAAACCAGCGCCGGGTCGTCGGTGAGCAGCGAATTCCAGTCCGACCGCAGGTTGAACTCCGGATCGTCGGAACCGGTGAACACCTTGTTGATGGAGATCAGCGTCCGATGCCGCGGATAGCGGGTGAAGAAGGTGCCCGGCGCGGCACCGGCCTCCAGGACCAGATAGTCATGACCGTCGCGCTCCATCAGGGAGGCGAGCTGCAGGCCGGCCGGCCCGGCTCCGATGATGAGGTAGTCGTGCGTCATGCGCCGCAAGCTACCGACCCGATTTCAGAGGGTTCTGAGAAGTCGTGATTAGCGTCGGCGGTCATGACGATCGAGGTGGATCTGGCGGCCCCGTTACGCATCGCGGACCTGCGCGCCGCCCGCGAGCCGATCTCCGTCCGGGTCGGCCCGGCGGTCCGCGAGCGGGTGACGGCCGGGCGTGTCTTCCTGGCCAAGGTGCTCGGCGACGACCGGGCGGTCTACGGCGCGACCACCGGGTTCGGGGCGCTGGTGGGCTACGCGGGCCGCGCCGACCAGCGCGATCAGGCCGACAACACGCTCGCCCATCTGGGTGCCGGTCAGGGGCCGGATCTCGACCCCGATCTGGCCCGGGCCACCATGCTGGTCCGTGCGCACTCGCTGGCCCGGGGCGACTCGGGCGTGTCGCCGCACGTCGTCGACGCGCTCGCGGCCGCGCTGGGCACCACGTTCGCGCCGGCGATGCCACGCCTGGGGTCGGTCGGCGCGAGCGGCGATCTCATTCCGCTGGGAGCCACGGCGCAGGCCCTGCGCGGGCGGGGCGACGCCTACCTGCACGGCCGGCGGCTCCCCGCCGCGCAAGCCCTCCAACAGGCCGGGCTCGAACCACTGCCGCTGGACGGCCGGGACGCGCTCGCCCTGGTCAACGGCACCTCACTGACCACCGCCGCGGCCGCGCTCGCCCTCGATCGGATCCGCGCCTCGCACCGGGTGATCCAGTTGCTCACGTGTGTGCTGGCCGACCTGCTCGGCTGTGACCCGCAGTTCCTCGACGCGGGGTTGTTCGACGCGTACGGCCACGCCGGGGCGATCACGGTGGCGGCCCGGATGCGCGTGACACTCGACGGGACGACGCCGTCCGGGACGCGGCCGTTGCAGGAGCCGTACTCGATCCGCTGTACACCCCAGCTGCTCGGCGCGGCCGAGGACGCGCTGCGCTACGTCGACGGTGTGGTCACCGCCGACCTGGCCGGTGTCAGCGACAACCCGCTGTTCTTCCCGGCCGCCGACAAGGTGGTGCACGGCGGCAACTTCTTCGGGCAGCCGGCCGCCTTCGCGTCGGACGTCCT of the Actinoplanes sichuanensis genome contains:
- a CDS encoding NAD(P)-binding domain-containing protein, which encodes MTHDYLIIGAGPAGLQLASLMERDGHDYLVLEAGAAPGTFFTRYPRHRTLISINKVFTGSDDPEFNLRSDWNSLLTDDPALVFKNYSRRYFPDADDLVRYLADFAHGLNIVFGTHVDRISHADEVFTVVAGDRSWQARRIVVATGVSQLYVPPIEGAELCERYDTVSVNPADFENQRVLIIGKGNSAFETADALVETASTIHVAGPHSIRLAWQTHYVGHLRAVNNNFLDTYQLKSQNAVLDGTVERITRRDDGGFRILFRYARTVERLREIDYDRIILATGFRFDASIFDDSARPRLVINDRFPAQTPAFESVNVPGLYFAGTLSQQRDFKKSTNGFIHGFRYGVRALHRILRSRHHDIPWPSTPVDATPEAITDAIISRINVTSALWQQFAVLADVVTVADGRAHYYQEIPVAHLQPEPLAFVVTLEYGPDHDQVDPFDIAVPRIAENDAATAHLAGYLHPVVRARRDGEVVAVHHLAENLENHWDIPSVHQEPLARFIKGLL
- a CDS encoding aromatic amino acid ammonia-lyase is translated as MTIEVDLAAPLRIADLRAAREPISVRVGPAVRERVTAGRVFLAKVLGDDRAVYGATTGFGALVGYAGRADQRDQADNTLAHLGAGQGPDLDPDLARATMLVRAHSLARGDSGVSPHVVDALAAALGTTFAPAMPRLGSVGASGDLIPLGATAQALRGRGDAYLHGRRLPAAQALQQAGLEPLPLDGRDALALVNGTSLTTAAAALALDRIRASHRVIQLLTCVLADLLGCDPQFLDAGLFDAYGHAGAITVAARMRVTLDGTTPSGTRPLQEPYSIRCTPQLLGAAEDALRYVDGVVTADLAGVSDNPLFFPAADKVVHGGNFFGQPAAFASDVLTMVLAQLGNLAERQLDLLVDPVRNGGLPPMLAAGPGRQHGLQGVQLASTALIAEIRRDAMPASIQSLPTNLHNQDIIPLGTQSALRALDQSRLLALITGSLALGLRQAVHVGARIPTASACARVVVALAEAIPPIDPDRPLEAEVRLAAEIAESLAEPCP